Within the Salvia hispanica cultivar TCC Black 2014 chromosome 4, UniMelb_Shisp_WGS_1.0, whole genome shotgun sequence genome, the region catttctttccaAACCAACAAAGGGGCATTACCCCCTTCCTTTCATGTTTCAAAGAAAACATTCAactagaatatttttttatattagtcccctcagaataaattaattcagaTATTATGTTTGACAAAGAccaccataaaaaaataagttccAGTGATCCACTACTCTTTCTCAAGAATCAAATAAAGTACACTTAGGTTAGATTGTCCTAAATCCCAAGAAGTTCTCCAAGTgcatattatcattatctgcAAAATAGCAAATAACACTCATTCACTTAATTTCTTCTTATTATTCCAAAAGTTTAATActccaataaaatatttgaatattccAAATGCTACTTTCTTCACTAGAAGCCAATGCAATGGTGGTAAAAGAGAACCTTTGACTAATACACCAATTGACTAAAAGCATCAACCCAATCGCTATATCTCCCTAATCCACTATTTCCAGCTAATCTATATGTCCTAACTAGTATTCTATTCGTCTTATTCaatatggtcattttattaaatctcaagtattaaaataagtagaaatatatataattaaatatttctataattgagagaaaaaattaaacttttaatatattttcactgagaaaaattgaaaaaggaaatttgaaCGTCTTAAATGGAACAAatagagtatatttttgtttgattagtGATCACTATGCACTTCTGACTTCTAGTAAAATTCGTGCCTCATTCCACTAAGCCTATTTTTAGAACGACATTAAGTCATTAAGTCATTCCATTCATATACCTTTTCGAAATATTGtaaaaacaaactaacatCGCATGAAATTGCAATCCGAGACTTTTGGTCTTAATCCGCAAATTCGGAAGTCTTAATTCGCAAACTCGATCAAGCAGGATTAATCAAATTCCGCTAAAGgcatactccttccgtccacgaataggagtctcatttttctattttagtcctTCCGCGAATAGGAATCCCGGTTGACTTtcaccataaatggtaatagggtctcactttccactaactcattccactcacatttcatttaaaactaatatatacaagtagaCCTCTATTCTAcaaacttttttccatttacttttcttaacatttcttaaaacttgtgccactaaaaaatgaaacttttaatgatgaacggagggagtattcgaGAAATCGGTggtcaaacaaaaaaagaaatgtgtcgCTTTGAGCGGGACGAAAGTAGTTTTGGAGGGACCGTTGAATACTCTTCCCTCGAATATTATACTGGAAAAAACCGTAGTCTCATTTCTCAGATTCCACTAAAAAAgtgaaacaaacacaaaaaaaaaaagcaatagAATATTTCTCTTCTATTCCTTTTGCTCTCCTTTTCCATCTGCTTGCATTTTCCGAAATTCAACTCCTCAATTTTGCATTGTTGCTCTGTTCAATTATTCCTTTTTTCCGATTTCACTTGTTTCTCCTTTGTTGGTGGTTTGGTTCAGCTCATTCCATcgatttttctgttttgtagctatttaaatacatatatatttaattctcTCTGCCTTTACTTTTTCGGTTTAGTTGAGTTTGTGAGTTGGATGAGTGCGCAATGATTAGCTGCAAAAGCTGGGGTTTGGTACATGTATTGATGATGCTTTTTAGGTGATTTATGATTACGCCGTGATTTTTGGAGAGAGACAAATTAATCGATGGATCGGTCGATTGCAGCGATCTTCTGCTGCTTTGTTGTCGTATTCACGAGGTTTTCGCGCGTTTCTCCCAACGCCGAAGGTTTGCTGCTGCTATTGTTTACCTTGTGATGATTAATTGCGGCTTTGATTGTCGTTTGCTTCTGATTTGCTTCCACGTGTTGTTTGGGGAATTTGATTTTGGCGTGAGTTAATGCACGTTGACTTCGTAGACTTGAATTGATTGACGATTGGTAAAATTCTACTTTGATTATTGAATATTAGAAAACTTGTAATTACTGTGAATTTATAATGAGACGTGAATTAAAAGGACTGTGGATCATTGTGCATTTCTGATTGTTGATGTTTTGCTGTTTAATTTAAGTGTAATCTTCCCTTGTTTAAGAGTTGTTGGTGTTTTTTTCTGCGGGGGCAGGTGATGCTTTGAATGCTCTGAAGAGCAATTTGCAGGATCCTAACAATGTTCTTCAGAgttgggattcgacccttgtCAATCCTTGTACTTGGTTTCACGTCACTTGCGATACCGAGAATAGTGTTACTCGCGTGTAAGCCTGCTTGTATATCTCTTTTGTAATCTAGCAACGGACTTTGGTGTGTTGATTTATGGATTTCTTTGTGTTCATATGCACAGTGATCTCGGCAATGCAAATTTGTCAGGCGAGCTGGCTCCACAGCTTGGTCAGCTCTCAAAGTTACAGTATTTGTAAGTTACATCAAAATCCACCTTGTGATAATTAGCTGAACTATGgtatatgtttatttgtgAGCATAAAGTCGGACTTTTATGAAACTTTCTCCCTATAGATTATAGTGAGTTGGTGGTGCTGGTCAATTTAGCTGGTTCTAGGAAATTTCTAGGTTGATGCTGTGTGCTTCAACGTGTTGCTATGCTAGTTCCGGGGGTCATTGGCTGCAATGCTTCATGAGAAAGAATGGTTAagcattaaaatgtcaattaacaTGGGGATATGTGTTTTTATTGTGTCTTGCTGAATATAGACCTGGTCTAGAGATTAGTGCAACTAACAAGGTCCGAAATCACCCCTAAATTAGAATCGGGATTAGATGCTATGTCAAGTTGGCGTAGTACCGTTTGGCATCTCCTTTTCTGGATGATTAAACTTTACCTACACTACAGGCTGAAGCAGATGTAGCCATTGCACTATCTTTGCACAGTGCACACACATGGATACTGAGTTCACAATTTGCCAACTACTTAGAAGTTAGATGATTGGCCTTATGAGTGTTTCAGTTTGGTGGTCTGAGAAGGAACTGAGATGTGCGGTGGTTGTTTATTCAGTCATTTTAGACACAGAAAAGGACAAAAACTGGAAAGTGAAAATTTGATGGTTTTCGTGGAGTGAGTATATACATACAATCCATGTTGAACCACTCTGCATAAATAGAGTGGTTTGATCATGGCACTTCTTCAGATTTGATAGAAATTTTAGTTCTTCATGAATTCTATCTTTGAGTACTGGCTAAAGATGAATATAGTTTTCATTTGACTTCATTTGGTAAGATCCAAACCGTAGTCCAGCATAATGTTAAGCTAGtcattatgaaattaaattagaattgaaCTTAACTTAGATGGAAGATATTAGTAATAGATTTGAAAATGCAACTTAAAACTAATTTGCTGAATGATCCGCATTGCATTGAGTACTTACTATGTCtctttgtaaaatattttctctctcttttttttattccttaGATGTTGAGATATTCTATTATCACAGGCTATCATCTTGGATCTCCTCTTCTCAGCTGTCCCAACCTGTAAACGAACTAGTTGAGGGTATTAATCTCTTACTCTTTGTTTCTCTCCTTGCAGGGAACTTTACAGTAACAATATAACCGGAAGAATTCCAAGCGAGCTTGGAAACTTAACAGACTTGGTGAGCTTGGATCTTTATCTGAATAATCTAAGCGGCCCAGTTCCTGCTTCATTGGGCAAGCTTCAGAAACTTCGTTTCTTGTATGTTTTTCTCTTTGTTGAGCTTCTAACTTTATATTCATGCCTTATCTTTTCCTGATTTTATTTCCTATTTCTTAAGACTCTTCAGCTATTACTACTAATAGTTACTCCTTCCATCCAGAATATAGAGTAAGTTATTCATTTTTAGCCTGCCCCACATACGTAGTTCCATTTATACTTATTACATTCATTTACAAAAGTACCCCTATTTACTCTTCAGCTacatttaggatttaattatctGATTAAGCCCTACTCACTAATAAGAGTATTATAAGAAAATTGTATGCATAATATACTTCTTTGAGCTTTCTATAATCTATGGGGAAAAATGAGGAATACTGGGATTAGATAATTGTAATTGTCAAGGTGTGTGACACATCTGATTATGATTCATTGTGGATGTCGTTTAATTGGATGGTACCATCAAATTTTACCAAGTTAGGCTTTTATGAAATGCCATCATGATTTCTGCAACTAAGCAATTAGATTAATAGCAGAGTATGATGCCCAAGAGAACTGTCAACATTAAGATCCTGGCAACTAAAAATGTGCACTCAATATTTTTCTCTAGCAAGTGAGGAGGTTGTAGTTGGTTGACAACTGTATACaagcataaaaaaatttcaagtattttttttatttatgtgtttCATACTTCTTAGTGTGTGCTTATGCTTCTGAAATCTGAATCCATAGGAGACTCAACAACAACACTTTGAGTGGAGAAATTCCCATTTCTCTGACAACCGTGTTCACACTTCAAGTCCTGTAAGTGTGAAGTGCTAATATTCCGTATCATTgttcttatttgattttgtctTTTGACTAATTCATACATGTTTTTCAAAACATGTGCAGAGATCTTTCAAATAACAAACTCACCGGGAAAATACCAATCAATGGATCCTTTCAGCTCTTCACGCCTATCAGGTTTATAGAACCAGTGTTTGTATTTATCAAGGTGGACATAGGGATTGAGTTCggtttttaacttttaatagtaattaacTTCCTTCTGTCTGTCAGTTTTGCCAATAATCCCTTGGAACAGCTCCCTGTGTCTCCACCTCCTCCAGTTCCGCAGAACCCCCCTTCTTCTCAAGGTTTGTCAACCCACACCGCTTAATCATCCATCACTGatggttttaaaaaatctacAAGTTTGGGCTACATTCTTACAAAATTATACAGTACTTGGTGTGACATGTTAATTGTATCCTATTATTCACGAGATGTTGAATTGACAAAAAGAAGTAATACGAACCTCACTGCAGTGTACTTTATAGGATTTTTGGGTCATTTATTGTCAAATGAATTTGTAGGATGTAtttgatatgtgaataaaCATTTCAACACTGTGATCTTATTTATAAACTTAAATTGCAGTTCGAAACAGCGATACTGGAGCTATTGCTGGAGGGGTCGCTGCTGGAGCTGCCCTTCTATTTGCTGTTCCTGCAATAGCACTCGCATGGTATCGGAGAAGGAAGCCACAAGATCATTTCTTCGATGTTCCTGGTTAGTGATGATAAATCTGTGAAAATGTCTTCCACACTGCATATATCTTTAACTCCCGGaaattttgttctttgtttACCAGCTGAAGAGGATCCAGAAGTTCACTTAGGGCAGCTGAAGAGATTTTCTCTACGTGACCTACAAGTTGCAACAGATAACTTtagcaataaaaatattcttggGAGAGGTGGATTTGGTAAGGTTTATAAAGGCCGCTTAGCAGATGGATCTCTAGTGGCGGTGAAAAGACTGAAAGAGGAGCGCACACAAGGCGGAGAGCTACAGTTCCAAACCGAAGTAGAAATGATCAGCATGGCTGTCCATCGGAATTTACTTCGTTTGCGGGGCTTCTGTATGACACCGACAGAGAGGCTGCTAGTTTATCCTTATATGGCCAATGGAAGTGTAGCATCATGCTTGAGAGGTAAACTCTCTCTATATCAGCTGCTCTTTAACTTGGTCGGAAATTACTTGTAGGGCATCAGTTTTCATTATTCGAAATATCGCGGTAAAACATGTTTTGCTTATAACTGGCCAATCTAAAGGTTCAATATCTTCACCATAATAGTTGCAGTTGATAAGGTGTATTTGATCCAAAAACTATTCAAATgatattgaattattgataTTAACATTGATGATATGATTCTTCTTGAGATGCTTAAGACTCTGGATTTGAACAAGCTTTTGGGTGCGTTGTTGCAGAACGATCGGACTCTCAAGCTCCTCTCGATTGGGGGATTAGGAAACGTATAGCATTAGGTTCTGCACGGGGACTTGCCTATCTGCATGATCACTGTGACCCAAAAATCATCCATCGCGATGTCAAAGCCGCAAACATATTGTTGGACGAGGACTTTGAAGCAGTCGTTGGTGACTTCGGGTTGGCCAAATTGATGGACTACAAAGACACACACGTAACCACTGCTGTCCGTGGAACAATAGGCCACATCGCTCCCGAGTATCTCTCCACCGGAAAATCTTCCGAGAAAACAGATGTCTTCGGGTACGGAGTCATGCTTCTTGAGCTCATCACCGGGCAGAGAGCATTTGATCTTGCTCGTCTCGCCAATGATGACGACGTCATGCTACTAGATTGGGTAAGCATTCCTCCCGTCTCACAAACTTTTTCTCGTTGGAACTCGTGATTTCAGCCGTTGTTATTCAGGTCAAGGGGCTgctgaaggagaaaaaattggaGACATTAGTTGATGGAGATCTCGCGGGAAATTATATCGACGAGGAGGTGGAGCAGCTGATCCAAGTGGCGCTGCTGTGCACGCAGAGCTCTCCGATGGAGAGGCCGAAGATGTCGGATGTCGTTCGGATGCTGGAAGGCGACGGGCTGGCGGAGAGGTGGGAGGAGTGGCAGAAGGAAGAAATGTTCCGGCAAGACTTCCATCCCATCCGGCACCCCAACACTGATTGGTTAATTGTTGAttccatttctaatattaaagcTGATGAGTTATCTGGACCACGGTGAATTTAATGTATATTTCAGTCCgagaaagtaatctgatttttcttttttttttcaccttTGTATATGttcattttgtatatttttctcttttgatttatgtatttaatagTATTCTAGAATTTTGTTCATAGGGATcgataatttatttcatacttGCTAGTGTACCCCAGATTTATGAATCTTAATAGACAAACTTGGTTTAGAAATACTCCGTGTGTCCcgaataagagtcttatttaGTTATGGCATGAGTTAGTAAGAAATTATTGTtaacacccgtgctatgcacggatCATGtgattttcattattaaagaataataattttagaaagtgcaacataaataagaataatatcATATGTAATTTtagaggaaaaaaatataattctcaAGTTTCATTCTAAGTAAAGCATTTTGTATTCCGCattagattttatattttatgagtGGAGAAGAGAAGGATAATGTATGAGATATGATATAGTGGAGATAATGATATTTACATTATGAAAAAAACGATAATTAGGGTAAGAAATCCAACCCCTGACCCCCCAccctaaaaaaagaaaaagaaaaaagaaaatgcgTTGCTTACAGTGGGGCAGAAGGagtaaatactactaattttttactctttttgtctcataaaaaatgaaacgtttttttttagttgtgttggcaattgaaagtaaaaatataacatacgactgtcccacatcggtgtcaagagaaaactgaaactagtatataagtctcatgggccctcctcctatcaccaattggttttaggatggaactcatggatttctatcatggTGTCAGAGCGGATCACCGACTGTGGGTCAAATTTAACTGACCCAGCAGTATATCTGGgccgaaataaaaaaaaaatgactttgGTTTAGAAATACTCCGTGTGTCCTgaataagagtcttatttagttatggcacgagTTATAAGAAATGTAAGGAAAAGTGGGTAGTGGAATATGGATCTCACCTATataagttagtgaaaaaaaattagacacCCCCTCCACCTACCCCTAGCGTCCCGGCACGAGCTCTACAATGGGTGCCCGCGCCGAGACACCCCGAGCTGACCGGCGCCTCCGAAACCCCCCATTGTAGATGCTCTTAAGCCCCATTTAATCTTTTCATAtgattcttttttctattgtCGAATTTATGGAATTGTTCCAATTCTTATTAAGTTGACCAATTTGAAGCAATCCTTATTAAGTTGATATTATTGACCAAATTGCTAGAAGTTTGAAGATCAAGAACACCACAAATTGCATGCTGAATGGAACAAAAACCAACTTTGCtgcaaaaatgaatttgtgagagaaagaaaatgaaagtatTGAAAAGCAATTTCTATATTGATAGAAAGTAGAAACACACAACAAATTCCACATGATATAGGTATACACATAACCCAAGCATTCATTTACAACCCAATATATTTTCCCTTTATCTTCAAAAACAGCAATGAGATTATCATCTGCTCCAACTAGTAGAAGATGCACAAGAAAACAGCTTCAAATGTAGCTAGACATCAAGGATGACACAGCTCACTAGCTCGGCCGATCGAGCGTCTCTCGTTGCGACGACTTTCCAAACGTTATGCGAGGCCGGGTTTCCAGACGTCCGATGCACGCCATCAGACGAGGAGGTAGACGGGCCAGAATCAAGCCGGTTCCTCCACTCAGCTTGCACGACCGAGATGGCGTGGTTCGCGTCTTTCGTGACGACGTGCAGCTTCCCGAGGAAACTCGTGAGCAGATACGGAGAGTCCGAGTCAGCAAGGTCAGCAACGGGCACGTCTCCATCGACAGTTGTCCAAGCGTCGCCTTGCTCGTTGTAAACCTTGATCCTGGCGCTGTCGAGAGAGGTGGACGGATCGAGGGCGTACAAGTCGCCGTCGACGATCACACTCAGCTTCGTCCCCGCCTGCTTGGCCGGCCAGCCGTCCCCCATTCCAGCCGGCATTTCGACCCACGAGTCCGCCTCCGGATCGAACACCTCGCCTCCAACGTCCACGAAAAAGGGCCAGCAGTATAAGCTTTGAGGAACGTATAGCTTCCCCTTGTACGACGTCATCCCGGTCGCGATAGGCTTGAGCAGGTCGGATAGGAACGCGGTCGGCAGCACTTGGGCTTTCGAAAACGGCATGCTCGGCACATCGGACCATGTCCCGGAACACGGATCGAAAACCTCGGCCGACTGAAGAGGGGTCAGCCCACCTTGGCCTCGGGTAACGCCTCCAACGACGTACAGCTTGCCATTCAATACATCCGTCTTGCAATAAGCCCGGCCTGTCGACATGGGAGCCGCTTGAGTCCAAGCGTTCATGACCGGATCATACTGCCACACGGATTTCATAGCCGTAGCCCTGCAGAATCCACCCATCGCGTAGAGACGGCCACCAACAGCCCCAACAGCACAGCCACAGAACGGGACCTCCACCAAGGCATCTCTCCTCCCGAGCCAGCTTCTAATCGCGTCCGCAATACTGCTAGAGCTAACAGCGCTCCACAAACGGAGGCCACCCGCGCCCCTCCTCGCTCCACCTTCTGCAGCAACGTTCGGCATCAGAGGCAACCGTTGCCACACACGGGAAACTGGATCCAACGCGTGCCACACGAGCTTTTCACCCTCGAGCTTGGTCAATACATAGAGCCACTCCTCTGTCGTGCCGAGCTCTCTCCTCACTTCATAGCATTCTCTACTCGTCAGAGCGGCTTTCCAGCTCCTTGAGACGAGCTTCCCGCTGAAATACATGATTCTTGGGATCCTGGCAAGAATCTGCATCGATATCTCATCGGGCAGATTAGGAATCAGCCGGGGATTCTCATCCCAATAGCTCGAAGACGTCCTTTGCCTCTTACACGCCTCATTTAGAGACGCCTCGACTTGCTCACTGCAGCTTGCTTTTTGACTACTCAAACTCAACCTAGCTCCCATGAGGATGCCCTTTTTTCGAGTTTTCTTCGATTCTTGTTATGTCACTGCAGCTTAAACATTTTCCTGGGAGCTTTGATAGAAGCAAATTAGTCAAATATCCAAAGAGATCAAAGAAAGACTAAGAACTATAACCATAATCTAACTATGCTTTTTTCGAGTTTGCTACGacttaaaacattttattgGGAGCTTTGATAGCAACAAATTAGTCAAATATCCAAAGAGATTAAAGAAAGACTGAGAACATCAAAACGAGAACTATAACCATAATCTAACTATGCTTTTTTTCAAGCTTGCTTCGATTTTTGTTATGTCACTGCGGCTTAAACATATTCTCGGGAGCTTCGATAGCAACACCATCAGTCAAATATCCATAGAGATTAAAGAAAGGCTAGTACATCAATACGAGAGGTCGAGAACTATAACCATACTCAAACTATGCTTTATCCAACGAGATTAAAGAAAGACTAAGAACATCAAAATAAGaacaataatcataatttaacaatgccttcttcattttttctatatcAATCCATTTTCTTGGCAACTTTGCAACAACAAATTAGTCAAACACCCAAAAAGAATTAAGAAAGACTAAGAAAATCCAAGAGCTAAAAAACCATAATCTGACTATGAGTCAACACCAAGTTGTCTTAAACTACTATGATTTGCCATTTAGTCAACATATGGTAGAATTCAATCACTGTAGTTTTCAAGGAGAATACACAAATGCCtcaatgaaaatgcaaaatacaTTCAAAACCCCatctaaaaatttcaatttcaaatttctgtCAAATATTCCATGTCACATAAATTGCACAATCAACAAGATTAATCCATAATTTCCagtctaaaatgaaaacaaatttcTCAAGAATGCAACAAAATCACATCTTTCTGAGAACCCAGTTGATAAATcttgaataaaacaaaaaaaaatgacaaattttaaagctccacaaattaaaaactcGATCAATTGAACTTCCAAAAATCCTAAACGGAAAAAAGGTTAATAGAAATTGTGATCAGCTGAACAATTGGAAAGATACCTGTTTATAGATGACAAGAAAAGACCCAAAAAAATGGATGGACGACGAATTTCAGACCAAAAGGGGAA harbors:
- the LOC125217828 gene encoding BRASSINOSTEROID INSENSITIVE 1-associated receptor kinase 1-like — protein: MDRSIAAIFCCFVVVFTRFSRVSPNAEGDALNALKSNLQDPNNVLQSWDSTLVNPCTWFHVTCDTENSVTRVDLGNANLSGELAPQLGQLSKLQYLELYSNNITGRIPSELGNLTDLVSLDLYLNNLSGPVPASLGKLQKLRFLRLNNNTLSGEIPISLTTVFTLQVLDLSNNKLTGKIPINGSFQLFTPISFANNPLEQLPVSPPPPVPQNPPSSQVRNSDTGAIAGGVAAGAALLFAVPAIALAWYRRRKPQDHFFDVPAEEDPEVHLGQLKRFSLRDLQVATDNFSNKNILGRGGFGKVYKGRLADGSLVAVKRLKEERTQGGELQFQTEVEMISMAVHRNLLRLRGFCMTPTERLLVYPYMANGSVASCLRERSDSQAPLDWGIRKRIALGSARGLAYLHDHCDPKIIHRDVKAANILLDEDFEAVVGDFGLAKLMDYKDTHVTTAVRGTIGHIAPEYLSTGKSSEKTDVFGYGVMLLELITGQRAFDLARLANDDDVMLLDWVKGLLKEKKLETLVDGDLAGNYIDEEVEQLIQVALLCTQSSPMERPKMSDVVRMLEGDGLAERWEEWQKEEMFRQDFHPIRHPNTDWLIVDSISNIKADELSGPR
- the LOC125222993 gene encoding F-box/kelch-repeat protein At1g22040-like → MGARLSLSSQKASCSEQVEASLNEACKRQRTSSSYWDENPRLIPNLPDEISMQILARIPRIMYFSGKLVSRSWKAALTSRECYEVRRELGTTEEWLYVLTKLEGEKLVWHALDPVSRVWQRLPLMPNVAAEGGARRGAGGLRLWSAVSSSSIADAIRSWLGRRDALVEVPFCGCAVGAVGGRLYAMGGFCRATAMKSVWQYDPVMNAWTQAAPMSTGRAYCKTDVLNGKLYVVGGVTRGQGGLTPLQSAEVFDPCSGTWSDVPSMPFSKAQVLPTAFLSDLLKPIATGMTSYKGKLYVPQSLYCWPFFVDVGGEVFDPEADSWVEMPAGMGDGWPAKQAGTKLSVIVDGDLYALDPSTSLDSARIKVYNEQGDAWTTVDGDVPVADLADSDSPYLLTSFLGKLHVVTKDANHAISVVQAEWRNRLDSGPSTSSSDGVHRTSGNPASHNVWKVVATRDARSAELVSCVILDV